In Silene latifolia isolate original U9 population chromosome 3, ASM4854445v1, whole genome shotgun sequence, a single window of DNA contains:
- the LOC141646367 gene encoding auxin-responsive protein SAUR64-like, with translation MISTKKLIKMARKWQKLAAASRRRISWPRTNVAEKGHFFIYANDGKRFMIPLAYLKNDILQELFRMAEEEFGLTRNGPIILPCDSTFLEYAISMVQRHITEDFQKAFILSLGNCRSSSSMCLQQDLSKQAILVC, from the coding sequence ATGATTAGTACAAAGAAGCTCATAAAAATGGCGAGGAAGTGGCAAAAGCTAGCAGCTGCCAGCAGAAGGAGAATTTCCTGGCCGAGAACAAATGTCGCTGAAAAAGGTCACTTCTTTATTTACGCCAATGATGGAAAAAGGTTTATGATCCCCTTAGCCTATCTTAAGAATGATATTCTTCAAGAGCTCTTTAGAATGGCAGAAGAAGAGTTTGGGCTAACACGCAACGGGCCTATTATATTGCCGTGTGATTCAACTTTTTTGGAGTATGCCATCTCTATGGTACAAAGACATATAACCGAGGATTTTCAGAAGGCGTTTATCTTGTCCTTGGGTAATTGTCGGTCTTCATCATCGATGTGCTTGCAGCAAGACCTCTCGAAACAAGCAATTTTAGTATGTTAG